The nucleotide window TACTATTCTACAATGGCCTGCCTATCTTTGTAATACTTTATGTCGGATACAGCTATGCATAATAAGGAACGGGTGTTTACCGGACTATATCACGCCTCCCGCGACAGGCTGTATCAATATCTGCATCAGTATACAAAAGACACCCACCTGTTACAGGACCTGCTTCAACAATCTTATCTGAAAGTATGGGAGAAGATGGATGATATGTATGATGTGGAGAATGCGCTTCCGCTGTTGAAAACAATCGCCCGAAACCTGCTGGTGGATGTGGTTCGCAAGCGGATGAAAGAAGATATGACCTGGCTGGAAACGGTAAAAGGAGAGGCAGAGCAACTGCTGTCCACTCCTGCGGAAAGCAGCCGTAATCCTATGCAGGCACTGGATGCAGCGATAGCACAGCTGCCGGTCAACTGCCGCCAGGTATACCTGCTTCACCGCGAAGAAGGACTATCTTATCGTGAAATATCTTCTCGTTTATCCATCTCCGTTAGTATGGTAGAAAAACATATGAGTAAAGCGATCCGTTTGCTTAAACATGATCTGCTCACTAATTATGAACTGTTGCTGATCGTAGTGGCGGTTAACAGAATACTATAAAGTAAAGGCGCCTCTTCTGAGACGCCTTCACTTCACAAGCCGTATGCTCTATCGTATATTATCTATGTCTTCCGTGGCCCATACCGCCACCACCACCCCAGCCATGGCCCATTCCGCCACCGCCGTGTTGGAAACCACCCCGCTGCATTTGCGGTTGCCTCATAAAGTTGCCCTGTGACTGCCTGCTCATCGCCATCGGCTGTCTGGTCATACCGGCCTGGTGATTACCATTCCACATACCGCGTGAAGCGTTGGCCCGGTTGTTAAAGTTATTGTTATTGTTGGCCACGTTATTACGGGTGAAATTATTGGTGCGGTTGTTATTAAAGGTTGTATTACGGTTAAAATTGTTTCGGTTGAAATTGTTATTGTTGACTACGTTGTTACGATTGAAGTTATTATTGTTGACCACATTGTTTCGGGTAAAACTGCTACGATTGTTGATCACTGTTGAATTACGAATGACTTCCCTGTTGACATAGGTATTATGAACAAATGTCCTGTTGACACTGGTCACTGCAGTATTGTAATGGAAGACGCTGCCTCGCCACATACCGCCTGTAAAACCTACGCCGAAATAACCGAATCCATAGTTAATACCGCCATAGTATCCGATATGAGGACCCCAATAGCCGGGGTGCCAGCAATAAAGTCCTCCTGTTAATGCCCAGTAACCTGGTGTCCAGAGTGCTCCCGCATAAGGAGCCCTTATCCATACACCTGGTACCCAATAATAGTGATTACTATAGGCCCAATAACCGGGTACCCACATGAAACCATCACCCGGACAGGGAGGCTGTGAATAAACCGGTATAGCCGGTGGTGCAATACCAACAGAAATACCTACGCTTACTTGCGCAAATGCCTGTGGTGCAGCCATGGCAAACCCCAGCAGGGTACTAAGAATCAGGGCAATCTTTTTCATGACCTGTATTTTATTGATTCGATTCACTTCTTAGACATCTTTTGTCTCAGGAGGTTTAACCG belongs to Chitinophaga sp. HK235 and includes:
- a CDS encoding RNA polymerase sigma factor yields the protein MSDTAMHNKERVFTGLYHASRDRLYQYLHQYTKDTHLLQDLLQQSYLKVWEKMDDMYDVENALPLLKTIARNLLVDVVRKRMKEDMTWLETVKGEAEQLLSTPAESSRNPMQALDAAIAQLPVNCRQVYLLHREEGLSYREISSRLSISVSMVEKHMSKAIRLLKHDLLTNYELLLIVVAVNRIL
- a CDS encoding YXWGXW repeat-containing protein; the encoded protein is MKKIALILSTLLGFAMAAPQAFAQVSVGISVGIAPPAIPVYSQPPCPGDGFMWVPGYWAYSNHYYWVPGVWIRAPYAGALWTPGYWALTGGLYCWHPGYWGPHIGYYGGINYGFGYFGVGFTGGMWRGSVFHYNTAVTSVNRTFVHNTYVNREVIRNSTVINNRSSFTRNNVVNNNNFNRNNVVNNNNFNRNNFNRNTTFNNNRTNNFTRNNVANNNNNFNNRANASRGMWNGNHQAGMTRQPMAMSRQSQGNFMRQPQMQRGGFQHGGGGMGHGWGGGGGMGHGRHR